The genome window GCCTGAAGCAGCCAGCACGCCCATCGGTACTTGGGTGTCGGGTGTCGATTTGCACATCGAGGCGTAAAATCAACTCCATGGCTTTATACTTCTATAGGCTATAGATCAGTGCTGTTTCGGAGGCAGTCATGAATGCAAAGGAACTTAAGTCTATCCTCCAAGCCCTGCAAGAACACGAGGTGGCCGAGCTGACCCTCGAGACCCCCGATTACAAGCTGACTGTTAGAAGGGGGGGGGAAATACAGTATGTGGCTGCACCAGCGCCTGTGGTTATACAGCCCCAGGCCGTGGCGCCTACCCCGACCCCAGCGACCCCAGCACCCGCTCCGGCTCCAGCCCCTGCACCTGCACCTGCCCCTAAACCTGAAATGCCCAAGGAAGACACCAGCAAGTACGTTGAGGTAAAGGCTCCTATCGTGGGTACCTTTTACCGTGCACCTTCCCCTGATGCAGAACCTTTCGTTAAAGAGGGCGACATGGTCAAAAAGGGCCAGGTTTTGTGCATCATTGAGGCCATGAAGCTCATGAACGAAATAGAGAGCGAAGTATCTGGTGTGGTTCGAAAAATTTTGGTTTCCAATGGGGAGCCTGTCGAATACGGCCAGACACTGTTCCTAATTGAACCTGCCTGAACGAGCCCAAAAGCGTCTTACCGACCAGCGATGTACTAAGAGAAGGTTCTATGTTCAAAAAAATAATGGTTGCCAACCGAGGTGAGATTGCCCTGCGGGTACTCAGGGCAGCCAGAGAACTAGGTGTAAAGGTGG of Meiothermus sp. contains these proteins:
- the accB gene encoding acetyl-CoA carboxylase biotin carboxyl carrier protein; this translates as MNAKELKSILQALQEHEVAELTLETPDYKLTVRRGGEIQYVAAPAPVVIQPQAVAPTPTPATPAPAPAPAPAPAPAPKPEMPKEDTSKYVEVKAPIVGTFYRAPSPDAEPFVKEGDMVKKGQVLCIIEAMKLMNEIESEVSGVVRKILVSNGEPVEYGQTLFLIEPA